The proteins below come from a single Mya arenaria isolate MELC-2E11 chromosome 8, ASM2691426v1 genomic window:
- the LOC128243622 gene encoding uncharacterized protein LOC128243622, whose product MSTKDAKPVIGLVVLGFSALSQLVCLFLTRVLVKLKHGDYTSTMKTLLYTSSFLEQISFMVFHIKYQYMNIDFDSTDECTVLRFLSTFFAAFSTMWILCISVFYLVLTIKPQKCFSFHARFLSHCTAWTWTCVSSLMYLVLAFLLRERYMHELTHQCWSNIRDTIHMYSTYGNEIIPLMFVIMVSSIARLRISKTRYQLGNFMQNSECNINGSRLVCTLNGYVVLSSLLVLYYILLTFRILLDPRGSDIVLMLFQAGRGYAIAITTCFLDEDVLSLVCKRTFQRPTVVTSTNGRSAFDNNQEMQTFIFQ is encoded by the coding sequence ATGTCAACGAAGGATGCCAAGCCAGTTATTGGATTAGTCGTACTTGGATTTTCAGCGCTGTCGCAACTTGTTTGTCTCTTTCTAACACGTGTACTTGTGAAATTGAAACATGGTGACTATACATCGACTATGAAGACCCTGTTGTACACATCATCATTCCTGGAACAAATTTCATTCATGGTATTTCACATCAAGTACCAATACATGAACATTGATTTCGACAGTACAGACGAATGTACAGTCCTGAGGTTTCTGTCCACATTTTTTGCGGCGTTCTCAACCATGTGGATACTGTGTATCTCCGTTTTCTATTTAGTGTTGACCATTAAGCCCCAGAAGTGTTTCAGCTTTCACGCACGTTTCCTCTCCCACTGTACTGCGTGGACGTGGACGTGCGTCAGTTCTCTTATGTACCTCGTGCTCGCTTTCCTCCTGCGCGAGAGATACATGCACGAGCTTACGCATCAATGCTGGAGTAACATCCGGGACACTATTCACATGTACAGCACCTATGGAAATGAGATCATTCCGCTGATGTTCGTCATCATGGTTTCATCCATAGCAAGACTTCGAATCTCAAAAACGAGATACCAACTGGGGAATTTCATGCAGAATTCGGAGTGTAACATCAATGGATCGCGTCTAGTCTGTACTTTAAACGGTTACGTTGTTTTATCTTCTCTCTTAGTTCTATACTACATATTACTTACGTTTAGGATATTGCTGGATCCGAGGGGATCGGATATCGTATTGATGCTATTTCAGGCCGGTAGGGGCTACGCTATAGCCATTACAACGTGCTTTCTGGATGAGGACGTGCTGTCTCTCGTGTGTAAGAGAACGTTTCAAAGACCAACAGTAGTGACGTCCACAAATGGACGATCAGCTTTTGATAATAACCAAGAAATGCAAACCTTTATATTTCAATAG